The following proteins are encoded in a genomic region of Gimesia algae:
- a CDS encoding DUF695 domain-containing protein, giving the protein MTEQPHEPEQEWLTATAMEDEYSVLFRLLPEIPQDISTADFPARVEIIWSYTSPNATGMPGPEDQQQMNQFEEQLVEIWLKTGLGHLTMLITGNQICEWQWYLRDAELALQVLNEALADAAPLPIEFHTEADPDWYAYSNFMEQVTA; this is encoded by the coding sequence TTGACAGAACAACCACATGAACCAGAACAGGAATGGCTCACGGCAACTGCTATGGAGGATGAATACTCAGTCCTCTTTCGCCTCCTGCCGGAAATCCCACAGGATATCAGCACGGCTGATTTTCCCGCCCGGGTTGAAATCATCTGGTCGTACACATCGCCCAACGCTACAGGCATGCCAGGTCCGGAAGATCAGCAGCAGATGAATCAGTTTGAAGAACAACTGGTCGAGATCTGGCTGAAAACAGGCTTGGGACACCTTACCATGTTGATCACCGGAAACCAGATCTGTGAATGGCAGTGGTATCTGCGTGATGCGGAGCTGGCGCTGCAGGTATTGAACGAGGCACTTGCTGACGCAGCACCACTGCCGATCGAGTTCCATACGGAAGCCGATCCCGACTGGTACGCCTACTCAAACTTCATGGAACAGGTCACCGCCTGA
- a CDS encoding bestrophin: protein MAADPELNLTFIEKKLGTLGRISLYAGLVGVYSLIPVIKENPGWLHDFGLSETLSEDIHKFGDLSSSLHGILGLVLGLLLVFRTNSSYSRWWEARKLWGRLVNVTRNMAIKFREFTNFDREELRVLAGMIVAFPEALRDHLREDDDFDMFPELEQIDPPPRHIPAYIADLIYRRVIGWKRSGLIDGDEMRIIDTEVRELMEICGGCERIRRTRLSPSYRLFVRHCITLYLCTLPWGLVDDFEFWTVPLTVIMAYFMIGIEVIAHSVEEPFGLDEDDLDLDGLCITIRSTVNEILDRFGNQTEKGA, encoded by the coding sequence ATGGCAGCTGATCCAGAATTGAATCTCACGTTTATCGAGAAGAAACTGGGAACACTTGGACGTATTTCTCTCTATGCCGGCCTGGTCGGCGTTTACAGTCTGATCCCTGTGATCAAAGAGAACCCGGGGTGGTTACATGATTTTGGTCTGTCCGAGACGCTGAGTGAAGATATTCACAAGTTTGGTGATCTGTCATCGAGTCTGCACGGAATCCTCGGGCTGGTACTCGGACTTTTGCTGGTGTTTCGGACGAACAGTTCTTATTCCCGCTGGTGGGAAGCCCGCAAGTTGTGGGGACGCCTGGTTAATGTAACTCGTAACATGGCAATTAAATTTCGGGAATTCACCAATTTTGACCGCGAAGAATTGCGGGTACTGGCAGGAATGATCGTGGCTTTTCCAGAAGCATTACGCGATCACCTGCGTGAAGATGATGACTTCGATATGTTCCCGGAACTCGAACAGATCGATCCTCCGCCACGGCATATACCGGCTTATATCGCTGACCTGATTTATCGCCGCGTGATTGGCTGGAAACGATCCGGTCTGATTGACGGCGACGAAATGCGAATCATTGATACCGAGGTACGGGAGTTGATGGAAATTTGTGGTGGATGTGAGCGAATCCGCAGAACGCGGCTTTCTCCTTCGTATCGTCTGTTCGTGCGACACTGTATTACGCTTTATCTGTGTACACTTCCCTGGGGACTGGTCGATGACTTCGAATTCTGGACAGTGCCTTTGACGGTGATCATGGCTTACTTCATGATCGGGATTGAAGTAATTGCGCACTCCGTGGAAGAACCGTTCGGGCTGGACGAAGACGACCTTGATCTGGATGGTCTGTGTATCACCATTCGTTCAACTGTCAACGAAATCCTGGATCGCTTCGGTAATCAGACAGAAAAGGGAGCCTGA